The genomic region TGATTGCGTCGGCCGAGACCTGGGAGGCCGCTCCCAGCGACGAGACGAGGCAGGCGGCAAGCAGAAATCCGGCCGTCCAGTGTCTCATGCCTTGGCCTCGTCGAACCGTCGAAGCGAGACGAAGCTTCCGGCGCATCCGAGCGCCATGCCGACGACGATCAGCGCCAGGCAGAGCGGCATCGGGAAAAAAGCCAGCAGATTGTCCAGCCCGCTGAGCTTCCCGCTCGTCCGCATCTCGCGCCGAAACAACTCGTACAGGAGCTTGAGCATGAACAGCGAGATCGCGCTTCCGAGACCGCCGAGCACGGCCCCTTCCAGCAGGTAGGGAATGCGGATGAAGCCGGTGGTCGCGCCGATCAATCGAAGAATGGCGATTTCGTCGCGCCGCGCCAGCAAGGTCAACCGGATGGTATTGGCGATGATCGTCACCGCCGCCGCGGAGAGGATGACTCCGATGCCGATGGCCACCAGCTCGATGGATCGGATCACCATTGCCAGCGCGTCGATCCAATCCTGGTTGTAATCCACCTTGGCGACGTCGGTCATGCCTTGCACCCGCTCCGACCAGCGCTTCACCGCGTCAAGGGACCGGAAAGCCGGTCCCAGCGTCACGACGAACGACGCCGGAAGCGGATTCTGTCCCAAGCCTTCCAGCAAATGCGATTCCGACGGGAACTGATCCTTGAATTCCCCGAGGGCCTGCTCCTTGGAGACGAAATGGATCGCCGCCACTGCATGGTCGCCGCGCAACTGTTGCTCGAGATCGGCCCGCGCATCCGATGAAAGATGGTCATCAAGGTACACGATGATCTTGATGTCGTCCTGGAGCCAGCCGGCCGCCGCGCGCAGATTCACGTAGAGGAGAAGGAACACGCCGACACAAGCCAGGGTGAAGGCGGTGGTCAGGATCGCCACCATGGTCGTGGTGCGGTTGGTGCGCAAATTGACCCAGGCCTCCCGCAGGAGATAGTACAGCGTTCTCATGCCGGGACCCACTTCTCCGGCGTGAGCGTCCCGTGGGACAGCGTGATCACCCGCCGGTTGACCTGCGTCATGACCTGAGGATCGTGCGTCGCGACCACCACGGTGGTGCCGCGCGCGTTGATCAGCTTGAAGAGCTCGATGATCTCGGCCGTCAGGCCGGGATCCAGGTTGCCCGTCGGCTCGTCCGCCAACAGCACCACGGGGCCGTTGACGATGGCCCGGGCGATGCAGACGCGCTGCTGCTCGCCGGTGGACAGGACCATCGGCAGCTGATCCCGTTTGTGCTCGACTCCGACGGCCCGCAACGCTTCCGTGACCTTGCGCCGGATGTCCTGCGCGGAGATGCCCTGCACC from Nitrospira japonica harbors:
- the ftsX gene encoding permease-like cell division protein FtsX encodes the protein MRTLYYLLREAWVNLRTNRTTTMVAILTTAFTLACVGVFLLLYVNLRAAAGWLQDDIKIIVYLDDHLSSDARADLEQQLRGDHAVAAIHFVSKEQALGEFKDQFPSESHLLEGLGQNPLPASFVVTLGPAFRSLDAVKRWSERVQGMTDVAKVDYNQDWIDALAMVIRSIELVAIGIGVILSAAAVTIIANTIRLTLLARRDEIAILRLIGATTGFIRIPYLLEGAVLGGLGSAISLFMLKLLYELFRREMRTSGKLSGLDNLLAFFPMPLCLALIVVGMALGCAGSFVSLRRFDEAKA
- the ftsE gene encoding cell division ATP-binding protein FtsE, yielding MIELIRVSKQYDRRPALSNVTLEIEKGEFVLLMGASGAGKSTLLRMLIGAERPDDGQVFVYGKNVTALKQGDIPYLRRKVGTVFQDFRLLAKKTVFDNVALPLLVQGISAQDIRRKVTEALRAVGVEHKRDQLPMVLSTGEQQRVCIARAIVNGPVVLLADEPTGNLDPGLTAEIIELFKLINARGTTVVVATHDPQVMTQVNRRVITLSHGTLTPEKWVPA